A genomic segment from Corylus avellana chromosome ca5, CavTom2PMs-1.0 encodes:
- the LOC132181070 gene encoding uncharacterized protein LOC132181070: protein MSKPRVTITLGRSGQVVNRGGRDSDYVHPHTDTKAVTGSKQFRRERVGGGADGSMLFTNKRQRGDGINRSWGGNGMHGDNQSYSGISRNDLRLKLMHKRLIHRAAEERRKMDRRKKLSKIQPSSSRNMLQLRSEPTGSPSWKMPPTERSQLKASRELSPPRNFDELRQVPSARAADVSRTGWFLSNNGAYRPTSSTSLMVKGPPETSKPVTQLAPRSDIGQRSSHMVENPLTVAGLLQSLGLGKYNIIFRAEEVDMTALKQMGDKDLKDMGIPMGPRKKILLALLPRSRQQQP from the exons ATGTCGAAGCCACGTGTCACAATCACCCTCGGTCGCTCTGGCCAG GTGGTAAATAGGGGAGGAAGGGATTCAGACTATGTGCATCCACACACTGATACTAAGGCAGTGACCGGAAGCAAACAGtttagaagagagagagtagggGGTGGTGCTGATGGTTCGATGTTGTTTACAAACAAGCG GCAGCGAGGAGATGGTATTAACCGGAGTTGGGGTGGCAATGGAATGCATGGTGACAACCAATCTT ATTCGGGGATTAGTCGGAACGATCTCCGATTGAAACTGATGCACAAACGGCTAATTCATAGGGCTGCTGAAGAGCGCAGGAAGATGGACCGGCGCAAAAAGCTGTCAAAAATTCAGCCTTCATCAAGTCGTAACATGCTGCAGCTAAGGTCTGAACCAACAGGTAGTCCTTCGTGGAAAATGCCACCCACAGAAAGATCTCAGTTGAAAGCTTCTAGGGAACTCTCACCACCAAGAAATTTTGATGAGCTGCGCCAAGTACCATCAGCAAGGGCAGCTGACGTGTCAAGAACTGGATGGTTTTTGAGCAACAATGGTGCTTATAGGCCAACGAGCTCGACATCTTTAATGGTGAAAGGTCCTCCTGAAACTTCTAAGCCAGTCACACAGCTCGCTCCAAGGAGTGACATTGGACAGAGAAGTTCTCATATG GTTGAGAATCCTCTCACTGTTGCTGGCCTGTTGCAATCACTTGGTTTAGgaaaatataacattattttccGGGCTGAAGAG GTGGACATGACTGCATTGAAGCAGATGGGTGATAAGGACCTCAAAGATATGGGGATACCAATG GGACCCAGGAAGAAGATTCTTCTTGCTCTCTTACCCCGTTCGAGACAGCAACAACCATAA